The following coding sequences lie in one Pectobacterium sp. A5351 genomic window:
- a CDS encoding phage virion morphogenesis protein, whose translation MSTVTITINDSDLRRGLRALESAAADMTPAMRQIAGTLHAETDINFDEGGRPEWMVSQAAEDRSGQTLRNTGRLQGSVSTEYDASRAMVGTNTVYAAIHQFGGKTGRNKSLELPARPYLPVDDSGNLSPDAVNSVLDTIQRHLESAAQR comes from the coding sequence GTGAGCACTGTTACCATCACAATTAACGACAGCGATCTGCGGCGTGGGCTGCGGGCGCTGGAGAGCGCAGCGGCGGATATGACCCCGGCGATGCGCCAGATTGCTGGTACGCTGCATGCAGAAACCGATATCAATTTTGATGAGGGAGGACGTCCTGAATGGATGGTATCGCAGGCGGCAGAAGACCGGAGCGGCCAGACACTGCGCAATACGGGCAGATTGCAGGGTTCGGTGTCGACAGAATATGATGCCAGCCGTGCGATGGTTGGCACCAATACGGTCTATGCAGCCATTCATCAGTTCGGTGGTAAAACAGGCCGTAATAAATCGCTGGAGCTACCCGCCCGTCCGTATCTGCCCGTTGATGACAGTGGCAATCTGTCTCCAGATGCTGTCAATTCGGTGCTGGACACCATCCAACGCCATCTTGAATCTGCGGCTCAGCGTTGA
- a CDS encoding phage head morphogenesis protein has protein sequence MSVTATELAYCMTLPPKRAISYLQTKGYAISWDWEDVWQESHARAFTVAKVTRLDILEDIRRALQEALDDGKTDRWFRKELEPVLQKKGWWGLRDTTDPVTGEPVTIQQGSPWRLDTIFRTNMSVLYSAGRWAEQMENADDRPYWMYSAIRDKHTRQSHLSMHGLVFRFDDPFWQAFYPPNGWRCRCSVIALSQNDIERRGLKVANAINAMGWELKLVSEKTGEMQRVATFNTGSTKISTDIGWSYAPGAAYRPDLARYQGNLASLAKQELSS, from the coding sequence ATGAGCGTAACCGCGACTGAACTGGCGTACTGCATGACGCTACCGCCTAAACGGGCTATCAGTTACCTACAGACGAAAGGCTATGCGATAAGCTGGGACTGGGAAGACGTTTGGCAGGAATCTCATGCCCGTGCGTTTACCGTCGCTAAAGTGACCCGGCTGGATATTCTTGAAGATATCCGCCGCGCCTTGCAGGAAGCACTGGATGACGGCAAGACTGACCGCTGGTTTCGTAAAGAACTGGAGCCGGTGCTACAGAAGAAAGGTTGGTGGGGGCTGCGTGATACAACCGACCCGGTGACCGGTGAACCCGTCACTATTCAGCAGGGTAGCCCGTGGCGGCTGGATACTATTTTCCGTACCAATATGTCGGTGCTCTACAGCGCTGGCCGCTGGGCTGAGCAGATGGAAAATGCCGATGATCGGCCCTACTGGATGTACAGCGCCATTCGTGACAAGCATACGCGGCAAAGCCATCTGTCGATGCACGGGCTGGTTTTTCGTTTCGACGATCCGTTCTGGCAGGCATTCTACCCGCCGAACGGCTGGCGCTGCCGCTGCAGTGTGATCGCCCTGAGTCAGAACGATATCGAACGGCGCGGGTTGAAGGTGGCCAACGCCATTAATGCGATGGGCTGGGAACTGAAGCTGGTCTCAGAGAAAACCGGCGAGATGCAACGCGTGGCCACGTTCAACACCGGCAGCACCAAAATCAGTACCGACATAGGATGGTCGTATGCGCCGGGCGCGGCGTATCGCCCGGATTTGGCTCGTTATCAGGGCAACCTCGCGTCCCTGGCTAAACAGGAGTTATCATCGTGA
- a CDS encoding DUF935 domain-containing protein, producing the protein MARGLWVSPTEFVSFSEPAKSLSEQIASRDRSMDFYGLGMYLPNPDPILKAQGKDIRIYRELRTDPLVGGCIRRRKAAVKALERGVDRGNAPVRVFSFIRDMLTDMDMSRIIGEMTDAVLYGYQPCEVMWQRSGTSWHVGDIVGKPADWFQFDTDNRLRFRARDSGFEGEVVPDYKFLVPRQDATYDNPYGFPDLSMCFWPVTFKKGGMKFWVRFAEKYGSPWVIGKHPRGTPQGEIDNLLDSLESMIEDAVAAIPDDSSVDIKEAAGKADSSEIYQNLIAVSRGEIAIALLGQNQTTEATANKASAQAGLEVTDDIRDGDADIVEGAINQLIRWVVDLNFGSNVIAPVYKLWEQESVDKIKAERDERLSSAGVVFTPQYWKREYQLQDGDIDETPKEKIPGQSLAFAEAVNADVNAQDALDAALDVVMNGGQFDDTLEPLLAPLFERLQSGVRPGDLLGELAELYPQMKADDLQERLARVLFVANIWGRLHERNRD; encoded by the coding sequence ATGGCACGCGGACTTTGGGTTTCTCCCACCGAATTTGTTTCCTTTTCCGAGCCTGCGAAATCACTCAGCGAACAGATCGCCTCACGTGACCGCAGCATGGATTTCTATGGGCTGGGGATGTATCTGCCGAACCCCGACCCGATCCTGAAAGCGCAGGGAAAGGATATCCGTATTTATCGTGAGCTGCGCACCGATCCGCTGGTCGGCGGTTGTATTCGTCGCCGCAAGGCCGCAGTGAAAGCGCTGGAGCGCGGCGTGGACAGAGGGAATGCCCCTGTCAGGGTATTCAGCTTTATCCGCGATATGCTGACGGACATGGATATGTCGCGCATTATCGGGGAAATGACCGACGCGGTGCTATACGGCTACCAGCCCTGTGAAGTGATGTGGCAACGCTCCGGGACAAGCTGGCATGTTGGCGACATCGTCGGTAAGCCCGCTGACTGGTTCCAGTTCGATACCGACAACCGGCTACGCTTCCGTGCCCGTGACAGCGGGTTTGAAGGCGAAGTTGTGCCGGACTACAAGTTCTTGGTGCCGCGTCAGGATGCGACCTATGACAACCCGTATGGTTTCCCCGACCTGTCGATGTGCTTCTGGCCCGTCACCTTTAAAAAAGGAGGGATGAAATTCTGGGTGCGGTTTGCCGAGAAATACGGTTCACCGTGGGTGATCGGCAAGCATCCTCGCGGCACGCCGCAGGGGGAAATCGACAACCTGCTGGATTCACTGGAATCGATGATCGAAGACGCCGTTGCCGCTATTCCTGATGATTCCTCCGTTGATATCAAAGAAGCGGCGGGCAAAGCCGACAGCAGTGAGATTTACCAGAATCTGATCGCTGTATCGCGTGGCGAAATTGCTATTGCGTTGCTGGGGCAGAACCAGACCACCGAAGCAACAGCGAACAAAGCCTCAGCACAGGCCGGACTGGAAGTCACCGACGATATCCGTGATGGTGATGCCGACATTGTGGAAGGGGCTATCAACCAGCTTATCCGCTGGGTGGTTGACCTTAATTTCGGCAGTAACGTTATCGCGCCAGTGTATAAGCTGTGGGAGCAGGAATCCGTCGATAAGATTAAGGCCGAGCGTGACGAACGACTCAGTAGCGCAGGCGTGGTCTTCACCCCGCAATACTGGAAGCGTGAGTACCAGTTGCAGGACGGCGATATCGACGAAACGCCCAAAGAGAAGATCCCAGGTCAATCACTGGCGTTTGCGGAAGCCGTCAATGCCGACGTCAACGCACAGGACGCGCTCGATGCGGCGCTGGATGTTGTGATGAACGGTGGACAGTTTGATGACACGTTAGAGCCGTTGCTGGCTCCGTTGTTTGAGCGCCTCCAGTCCGGCGTGCGCCCCGGCGATCTGCTGGGCGAACTGGCAGAGCTGTATCCGCAGATGAAGGCCGACGATTTGCAAGAGCGGTTGGCGCGGGTTCTGTTTGTCGCAAATATCTGGGGGCGTCTGCATGAGCGTAACCGCGACTGA